The genomic window AATGACGTCGTCACCGAGGGCGCCACGTCTGGCTCGACGCCGAGGACGGACACCTGTGTTTGGCTGGCCGCGAATTGAAGAGCCGCCATCGCAAGTGAACCCACACCGATGGGAACGACCAGAAGCAGCGGTTGCGTTCTGTCGGCCTGCTCGAGGAGTTCATCGAACAGTGTCGTATAGCCATTCACGATGAGCTCAGGTACGTCGTGATACCCCGGCCACGAGGTATCCTGCACCAGCAGGACGTTGGGCGTCGAGGCGGCAAAGCTACGAGCGACCTCAACCGCCTCGTCATAGTCGCCTGGCAAGATTTGGAGTGTGGCCCCCTCATCAATGATCGCCTGTTGCGCAGTCTTTGAAACAGAGGAGGGGACGAATACCTTGGCATCAATCCCCAGCCACTGCGCCGCGCGGGCAACCGCGCGGCCATGATTGCCGTCCGTAGCTGTGCTGAGCGTAGGCGTTGCCGCCTCTCCAACTCGAGAGAGAGCCGTTCGGAGCGACTCTGCCGTGAGGGCAGGTTCCTCCCCGTACTCGCGTAGGAAGCGCTGAACCGTTACCGCTGTAGCGTAGGACGCCCCAAGGATCTTGAAGGACGGGAGCCCGAAGCGGCCTACCTCCGACTTGACCAAAAGTCGGCCGATTTCTACCGAGGACGCGAGGTGAGGCAGCGTAATCAACGGGGTCGGTACGTAATCCGGCAAGCTACGGTGAAAGGCACGAGCATTAGCAGCCCAAGCCACGTCGCCTCGCAACCTCGGATGGCCAATGTAAGTCAATCGTTCCACGAGCCCCATCGTGGTCGTCAGAACTGGCTGGGTCCAGTAGGGAATCCTGAACTGCACTCGGCAGCAATCGCACCGGATCACCAGATCTGCGGGTGGCTGTCAAATAATCCGGTCCCCAGAAGGTACAGCAGACGACGCACACCCGCGTGCCGCCG from Ornithinimicrobium cryptoxanthini includes these protein-coding regions:
- a CDS encoding diaminopropionate ammonia-lyase, which translates into the protein MGLVERLTYIGHPRLRGDVAWAANARAFHRSLPDYVPTPLITLPHLASSVEIGRLLVKSEVGRFGLPSFKILGASYATAVTVQRFLREYGEEPALTAESLRTALSRVGEAATPTLSTATDGNHGRAVARAAQWLGIDAKVFVPSSVSKTAQQAIIDEGATLQILPGDYDEAVEVARSFAASTPNVLLVQDTSWPGYHDVPELIVNGYTTLFDELLEQADRTQPLLLVVPIGVGSLAMAALQFAASQTQVSVLGVEPDVAPSVTTSLLAGAIVSVATRPTIMAGLNCGTISYDAWPWLRDGLSASVTVNDVEVAGAVHDLARAGVDSGPCGAATLAGLRVAAADEPMRDALKLDPETSVILLSTESRSANPLPDGGLLEEDK